In Cygnus olor isolate bCygOlo1 chromosome 12, bCygOlo1.pri.v2, whole genome shotgun sequence, one DNA window encodes the following:
- the CA5A gene encoding carbonic anhydrase 5A, mitochondrial isoform X5: MLPLLRRALGAAASWRGTRRCSLGACCSYRLRNALHPLWQSPLSIPGGSRQSPINIQWRDSIYDPFLKPLKISYDPTTCLHIWNNGYSFLVEFDDSADRSIIIGGPLENQYRLKQFHFHWGAINEWGSEHTVDSKFYPAELHLVHWNAVVYPTFEEAVMEGNGLAVIGVFLKLGAHHEGLQTLVDALPAVKHKDTVIEFDVFDPSCLIPSCPDYWTYAGSLTTPPLTESVTWIIKKKPIEVDENQGCLHKSRSAGVLMQLW, encoded by the exons ATGCTGCCGCTGCTGCGCCGGGCTCTGGGGGCCGCCGCTTCATGGCGGGGGACGCGACGGTGCAGCTTGGGTGCCTGCTGTTCCTACCGCCTGCGGAACGCCC TGCATCCCCTTTGGCAGAGTCCACTTTCAATTCCTGGGGGCAGTCGACAGTCTCCTATCAACATCCAGTGGAGAGATAGCATTTATGACCCCTTCCTGAAGCCTCTGAAAATCAGCTACGACCCAACAACATGTCTTCACATCTGGAACAATGGGTATTCGTTCCTGGTTGAGTTTGATGATTCTGCTGATAGATCAA taatCATCGGAGGTCCCTTGGAAAACCAGTACAGGCTAAAGCAGTTCCACTTCCACTGGGGAGCTATAAACGAGTGGGGTTCGGAGCACACAGTTGACAGTAAATTTTACCCAGCAGAG ctgcaTTTAGTACATTGGAATGCTGTTGTATACCCAACTTTTGAAGAAGCTGTGATGGAAGGCAATGGCTTGGCTGTTATTGGAGTGTTTTTAAAG CTAGGAGCACATCATGAAGGGCTGCAGACCCTGGTTGATGCCTTGCCAGCAGTTAAACACAAA GACACTGTTATTGAGTTTGATGTCTTTGACCCCTCCTGTCTGATACCTTCATGCCCTGATTATTGGACCTATGCAGGCTCTTTGACTACTCCTCCACTTACCGAATCAGTCACATGGATAATTAAGAAGAAGCCAATAGAGGTCGACGAGAATCAG GGATGCTTACATAAATCGAGAAGCGCTGGAGTCCTTATGCAGTTGTGGTGA
- the CA5A gene encoding carbonic anhydrase 5A, mitochondrial isoform X2: MLPLLRRALGAAASWRGTRRCSLGACCSYRLRNALHPLWQSPLSIPGGSRQSPINIQWRDSIYDPFLKPLKISYDPTTCLHIWNNGYSFLVEFDDSADRSIIIGGPLENQYRLKQFHFHWGAINEWGSEHTVDSKFYPAELHLVHWNAVVYPTFEEAVMEGNGLAVIGVFLKLGAHHEGLQTLVDALPAVKHKDTVIEFDVFDPSCLIPSCPDYWTYAGSLTTPPLTESVTWIIKKKPIEVDENQLEAFRMLLFTSDGEEEKRMVDNFRPLQPLMNRTVRSSFQNSHVLNIEAQHLDHAQQIRP, encoded by the exons ATGCTGCCGCTGCTGCGCCGGGCTCTGGGGGCCGCCGCTTCATGGCGGGGGACGCGACGGTGCAGCTTGGGTGCCTGCTGTTCCTACCGCCTGCGGAACGCCC TGCATCCCCTTTGGCAGAGTCCACTTTCAATTCCTGGGGGCAGTCGACAGTCTCCTATCAACATCCAGTGGAGAGATAGCATTTATGACCCCTTCCTGAAGCCTCTGAAAATCAGCTACGACCCAACAACATGTCTTCACATCTGGAACAATGGGTATTCGTTCCTGGTTGAGTTTGATGATTCTGCTGATAGATCAA taatCATCGGAGGTCCCTTGGAAAACCAGTACAGGCTAAAGCAGTTCCACTTCCACTGGGGAGCTATAAACGAGTGGGGTTCGGAGCACACAGTTGACAGTAAATTTTACCCAGCAGAG ctgcaTTTAGTACATTGGAATGCTGTTGTATACCCAACTTTTGAAGAAGCTGTGATGGAAGGCAATGGCTTGGCTGTTATTGGAGTGTTTTTAAAG CTAGGAGCACATCATGAAGGGCTGCAGACCCTGGTTGATGCCTTGCCAGCAGTTAAACACAAA GACACTGTTATTGAGTTTGATGTCTTTGACCCCTCCTGTCTGATACCTTCATGCCCTGATTATTGGACCTATGCAGGCTCTTTGACTACTCCTCCACTTACCGAATCAGTCACATGGATAATTAAGAAGAAGCCAATAGAGGTCGACGAGAATCAG CTGGAGGCATTTCGGATGCTGCTCTTTACTTCAGAtggtgaagaagaaaagaggatgGTAGACAACTTTCGCCCTCTTCAGCCATTAATGAATCGAACCGTCCGTTCATCCTTCCAAAACAGCCATGTCTTGAATATTGAAGCACAGCACTTGGACCATGCCCAGCAGATCAGACCATAG
- the CA5A gene encoding carbonic anhydrase 5A, mitochondrial isoform X4 has product MHPLWQSPLSIPGGSRQSPINIQWRDSIYDPFLKPLKISYDPTTCLHIWNNGYSFLVEFDDSADRSIIIGGPLENQYRLKQFHFHWGAINEWGSEHTVDSKFYPAELHLVHWNAVVYPTFEEAVMEGNGLAVIGVFLKLGAHHEGLQTLVDALPAVKHKDTVIEFDVFDPSCLIPSCPDYWTYAGSLTTPPLTESVTWIIKKKPIEVDENQLEAFRMLLFTSDGEEEKRMVDNFRPLQPLMNRTVRSSFQNSHVLNIEAQHLDHAQQIRP; this is encoded by the exons A TGCATCCCCTTTGGCAGAGTCCACTTTCAATTCCTGGGGGCAGTCGACAGTCTCCTATCAACATCCAGTGGAGAGATAGCATTTATGACCCCTTCCTGAAGCCTCTGAAAATCAGCTACGACCCAACAACATGTCTTCACATCTGGAACAATGGGTATTCGTTCCTGGTTGAGTTTGATGATTCTGCTGATAGATCAA taatCATCGGAGGTCCCTTGGAAAACCAGTACAGGCTAAAGCAGTTCCACTTCCACTGGGGAGCTATAAACGAGTGGGGTTCGGAGCACACAGTTGACAGTAAATTTTACCCAGCAGAG ctgcaTTTAGTACATTGGAATGCTGTTGTATACCCAACTTTTGAAGAAGCTGTGATGGAAGGCAATGGCTTGGCTGTTATTGGAGTGTTTTTAAAG CTAGGAGCACATCATGAAGGGCTGCAGACCCTGGTTGATGCCTTGCCAGCAGTTAAACACAAA GACACTGTTATTGAGTTTGATGTCTTTGACCCCTCCTGTCTGATACCTTCATGCCCTGATTATTGGACCTATGCAGGCTCTTTGACTACTCCTCCACTTACCGAATCAGTCACATGGATAATTAAGAAGAAGCCAATAGAGGTCGACGAGAATCAG CTGGAGGCATTTCGGATGCTGCTCTTTACTTCAGAtggtgaagaagaaaagaggatgGTAGACAACTTTCGCCCTCTTCAGCCATTAATGAATCGAACCGTCCGTTCATCCTTCCAAAACAGCCATGTCTTGAATATTGAAGCACAGCACTTGGACCATGCCCAGCAGATCAGACCATAG
- the CA5A gene encoding carbonic anhydrase 5A, mitochondrial isoform X3 produces MKHQETAMTATAGGRGAFGGYFAPLPLPYVRTVTSCRPTKFAACRGSQGGRLFNRPSLHPLWQSPLSIPGGSRQSPINIQWRDSIYDPFLKPLKISYDPTTCLHIWNNGYSFLVEFDDSADRSIIIGGPLENQYRLKQFHFHWGAINEWGSEHTVDSKFYPAELHLVHWNAVVYPTFEEAVMEGNGLAVIGVFLKLGAHHEGLQTLVDALPAVKHKDTVIEFDVFDPSCLIPSCPDYWTYAGSLTTPPLTESVTWIIKKKPIEVDENQGCLHKSRSAGVLMQLW; encoded by the exons ATGAAGCATCAGGAAACGGCAATGACGGCGACAGCAGGCGGCCGTGGCGCTTTTGGAGGATATTTTGCTCCCCTGCCGCTGCCTTACGTGCGTACGGTGACCTCGTGCAGGCCCACAAAGTTTGCCGCTTGTAGAGGAAGCCAAGGGGGAAGGTTGTTTAATCGCCCCTCGT TGCATCCCCTTTGGCAGAGTCCACTTTCAATTCCTGGGGGCAGTCGACAGTCTCCTATCAACATCCAGTGGAGAGATAGCATTTATGACCCCTTCCTGAAGCCTCTGAAAATCAGCTACGACCCAACAACATGTCTTCACATCTGGAACAATGGGTATTCGTTCCTGGTTGAGTTTGATGATTCTGCTGATAGATCAA taatCATCGGAGGTCCCTTGGAAAACCAGTACAGGCTAAAGCAGTTCCACTTCCACTGGGGAGCTATAAACGAGTGGGGTTCGGAGCACACAGTTGACAGTAAATTTTACCCAGCAGAG ctgcaTTTAGTACATTGGAATGCTGTTGTATACCCAACTTTTGAAGAAGCTGTGATGGAAGGCAATGGCTTGGCTGTTATTGGAGTGTTTTTAAAG CTAGGAGCACATCATGAAGGGCTGCAGACCCTGGTTGATGCCTTGCCAGCAGTTAAACACAAA GACACTGTTATTGAGTTTGATGTCTTTGACCCCTCCTGTCTGATACCTTCATGCCCTGATTATTGGACCTATGCAGGCTCTTTGACTACTCCTCCACTTACCGAATCAGTCACATGGATAATTAAGAAGAAGCCAATAGAGGTCGACGAGAATCAG GGATGCTTACATAAATCGAGAAGCGCTGGAGTCCTTATGCAGTTGTGGTGA
- the CA5A gene encoding carbonic anhydrase 5A, mitochondrial isoform X1, which produces MKHQETAMTATAGGRGAFGGYFAPLPLPYVRTVTSCRPTKFAACRGSQGGRLFNRPSLHPLWQSPLSIPGGSRQSPINIQWRDSIYDPFLKPLKISYDPTTCLHIWNNGYSFLVEFDDSADRSIIIGGPLENQYRLKQFHFHWGAINEWGSEHTVDSKFYPAELHLVHWNAVVYPTFEEAVMEGNGLAVIGVFLKLGAHHEGLQTLVDALPAVKHKDTVIEFDVFDPSCLIPSCPDYWTYAGSLTTPPLTESVTWIIKKKPIEVDENQLEAFRMLLFTSDGEEEKRMVDNFRPLQPLMNRTVRSSFQNSHVLNIEAQHLDHAQQIRP; this is translated from the exons ATGAAGCATCAGGAAACGGCAATGACGGCGACAGCAGGCGGCCGTGGCGCTTTTGGAGGATATTTTGCTCCCCTGCCGCTGCCTTACGTGCGTACGGTGACCTCGTGCAGGCCCACAAAGTTTGCCGCTTGTAGAGGAAGCCAAGGGGGAAGGTTGTTTAATCGCCCCTCGT TGCATCCCCTTTGGCAGAGTCCACTTTCAATTCCTGGGGGCAGTCGACAGTCTCCTATCAACATCCAGTGGAGAGATAGCATTTATGACCCCTTCCTGAAGCCTCTGAAAATCAGCTACGACCCAACAACATGTCTTCACATCTGGAACAATGGGTATTCGTTCCTGGTTGAGTTTGATGATTCTGCTGATAGATCAA taatCATCGGAGGTCCCTTGGAAAACCAGTACAGGCTAAAGCAGTTCCACTTCCACTGGGGAGCTATAAACGAGTGGGGTTCGGAGCACACAGTTGACAGTAAATTTTACCCAGCAGAG ctgcaTTTAGTACATTGGAATGCTGTTGTATACCCAACTTTTGAAGAAGCTGTGATGGAAGGCAATGGCTTGGCTGTTATTGGAGTGTTTTTAAAG CTAGGAGCACATCATGAAGGGCTGCAGACCCTGGTTGATGCCTTGCCAGCAGTTAAACACAAA GACACTGTTATTGAGTTTGATGTCTTTGACCCCTCCTGTCTGATACCTTCATGCCCTGATTATTGGACCTATGCAGGCTCTTTGACTACTCCTCCACTTACCGAATCAGTCACATGGATAATTAAGAAGAAGCCAATAGAGGTCGACGAGAATCAG CTGGAGGCATTTCGGATGCTGCTCTTTACTTCAGAtggtgaagaagaaaagaggatgGTAGACAACTTTCGCCCTCTTCAGCCATTAATGAATCGAACCGTCCGTTCATCCTTCCAAAACAGCCATGTCTTGAATATTGAAGCACAGCACTTGGACCATGCCCAGCAGATCAGACCATAG